The region GACAATCTGAGCGTAAACAACCATACTTTTTAATTGTTCAAAAGAAACATTCATAGATAGAAGCCATATAGATGCAGATAACGAACACCCATTGTATCAAAAAACTGAACAGTGTAGTCAGTTTACTCTGCATTGTCAGGCTTTGTGTTGAGGTATAGACTGTTTCCATTCGCTGTTATCAAGTAACGGCACTTGTTTTAATTACACAACTATCTAGTAACTAGATTCAAGCTCGCTTAAAGTCAAAGGAATTATCATGATTAAGAATATTTTAGTGGTATTAACATCACATGCAGATTTGGGTAATACAGGCAAAAAAACGGGTTTTTGGGTTGAAGAACTAGCCGCACCTTATTATGTATTCCTTGATGCAGGCATGAAGGTTACGCTTGCTTCTCCTGCTGGTGGTCAGCCACCAATTGATCCTGCAAGTGCCGATGAAAGCATGCAAACAGATGCTACGCGTCGTTTTGATGCGGATAAAGTTGCACAGCAAGCGCTTGCTACAACGGTTAAACTTGTTGACGTAAAAGAGCAAGACTTTGATGCGGTATTTTACCCAGGCGGTCACGGTCCACTTTGGGATTTAACGAATAATGAAACATCAATTGATTTAATTTCTGCGTTCCTTACTAATAACAAACCTGTATCAGCGGTTTGTCATGCAACAGCGGCACTACTAAACGTGAAGACCGCTGAAGGTGAGTATGTAATTAAGGGTAAAGCTGTAACAGGATTTTCAAATACCGAAGAAGATGCGGTACAATTAACTGATATCGTACCGTTTTTATTAGAAGATGAGCTTGTAAAACGTGGCGGTGACTATCAGAAAGTTGCTGATTGGACACCGTTTGCAGTACAAGATGGTTTAATCATCACAGGTCAAAATCCAGCGTCTTCAGCTTTAGTGGCTGAAAAACTAATCGCACACGCTTAATATTAGGAAATAAATATGTTGAATTTCACGTTTCAAAACCCAACTCGGATCCACTTCGGTGATGATCAGATTAAAGCGATAAGCAAAGAAATTCCATTAGATGCTAAAGTACTAGTGACTTATGGTGGTGGCTCGATTAAATCAAACGGCGTTTATGATCAGGTAGTGGCGGCATTATCTGAGCATAATTGGGTTGAATTTTCAGGTATCGAACCTAACCCAACATATGACCAACTAATTAAAGCTGTCGATGTTATTAATGAGCATAATGTAGATTACATTCTTGCTGTCGGTGGTGGTTCTGTTGTTGATGGTAGCAAGTTTATTGCTGCAGCGGCTGTATTTGAAGGTGATGATGCTTGGGATATCCTGAGTAAACACGCGCCGATTACTAAAGCATTGCCGTTGGGTGCTGTTTTAACCTTGCCTGCAACTGGCTCTGAGTCAAATGGCGGCGCTGTTATTACGCGTGATGGCAGTAAGTTGTCATTTGGTAGTCCACTAGTGCGTCCTAGTTTTGCGATCCTTGACCCTGCTGTTAGCTTGAGTTTATCTGATCGTCAAATCAGTAACGGTGTTGTTGATGCGTTTGTTCATACAATGGAACAATACATGACTTATAGCATTAACGCTAAAGTACAAGACCGTTTTTCTGAAGGTCTATTATTGACGCTTATTGAAGAAGGACCAAAAGCATTAAAGCCGGAAACTAAAGATGATCTAGAAATCCGCGGTAACATTATGTGGTCTGCAACAATGGCGCTAAATGGTCTTATCGGTGCAGGTGTACCACATGATTGGGCTACGCACATGATTGGTCACGAACTGACTGCTGCACATGGTGTTGATCACGCGCGTAGTTTATCTATTGTGTTACCTGCAGTAATGAAAGTAATGCGCGAAGACAAACGCAGTAAATTACTGCAATATGCAGAGCGTGTTTGGAACATTGCAGTTACTGATGAAGATCAAAAAATCGATCTAGCGATAGCTAAAACAGAAGCATTCTTTAAAGCAATGCAAGTTCCTACAACGCTTACTGATGCGGGTATTACATCTGCAGATATTGACAATTTAATGGCTAAGTTAGAGAAGCACGGCATGGTATCACTGGGTGAACGTAAAAATATCACCTTGGAAGTAAGCCGTCAGATTTTAGAGACTGCACTGTAAATACTGAGTGTAACGACTTTATTTAAAGCGATAACTAGCAGTAAATAGCAGGTTGACAGTAAAGGCTGGAATGATTATTCATTTCAGCTTTTTTTTTTATTATAAAATGATTATTAGTTAAATATTAACTCTTGCTTAACACTTTTTTAATTCAAAGATGTTATAACTTAATGATATTGTAATTATTAAATATCTATCGTGTTGTTATCTATGCTTAAGGAAGAGTCATGGCTGATTTAGAATTGATGTTGGGTGTAATCATGTTGTCTGGTTTTTTATTTGCTGCGATCGCTAGGTTCAATCTACATCGCTATTTACAGCAAAAAAAGGTGTCTACGAATATTGATAAACAGCTGTACTTGGAAACATTAAAGTGCAGCTCTCCAGAAACGATCTTAGATGATGGACTTCATCAATTAGTCAAATATTTTATTGCGGGCATGATTATTTTTGCAGTTGGTAGTGCTACATTAGTTGATAACGGCGCTTTAAAAGATTTGGTATCTTTATTTTTTGATTAGAACAACGCATTAGTGAATTAAGCGTTAACGCTCGTAACCTGAATCACTTGGTATTTGCTCTGATGCTTGTTGCGGATCTTCATTTTTTTTGTGTAGTTCGGCAATAAGTTCGAGATCTAACTTTGCAAAGAATATATCTTCTTCGGCTTGACCTTTACGACGTACGGTTTCGTTAAATACAGACATGGCATTCACCTCTAATAACCTGCTATTAATAATTTTAGTTTATTTTAAGCAGAAGTGTTATTAGAGGGGAATTATTGAGGTCATTACTATTAAGATCATCATTTTAAAGGTAATAATTATTAAGCTGTTATGTCGTGGTCGATTGTACTTCTTTTAGTGTTACTAGGACATTTGATAAAGAACTGGTTACCGTATGACCTAATGTTAATATTTCTGCACTTGGTTGGACTAAATCAGGTATTTGAAATGTTTGCATATTGGCACTGACAGCTGCAAGCACACCGTTATTGGAATCCTCAAAAGCTAAGCAATACTCAGGTTCAATATTTAAACGGTCAGCGGCAAGTAAGTAAATTTCAGGATCTGGTTTACCATTTTTCACTTCACATCCGGTAGTCAGGTTATCAAAGAAGTGATCGAGACCTGCAAATTTCAACTTTATTTTAGCCACATCATTCTGTGTTGACGTTGCTACAGCCGTAGGTATGTTGTTATCTTTTAGCCAGGTTAATAGTTCAACAACCCCCTCTTTTATCGGAATAGCCTGATGCTTAACCACTGCGTTGTAGCGGACTTTCCATGCATCATGAAGAGTAGGGTAGTCAAGGTCGCTGCCGTAACCCGCGCGAAGCACTTTCTCGATACCTTGGGCATTACGGCCGATAATATCTAAGTAAACATCTTCTAAAAAAGGAATTGATAATGAGGCACATGCTTCTTCGAATACACCTTTGCATACACGTTCAGTGTCGAGAAGTAGTCCATCCATATCAAAAATAGCTGCTTGATAATTCACTTATTGTTTACCTTCTATCCGCTTTAACTTATCTAATCGGTGAGTATAACAAATCCCATCGGTATATTTAATTTAAGATCTACTTTGATTTTCAGCGCCAAAAATAAAAGGCTAGGGATTCAATCCTAGCCTTTTAAATTATGACGTTATTACTATTTACGTTTACTTAACCTAAGCGGTAAAGTTCACGTTTAAACTAAGCATACATAGGTACCAGTACCATAGTGCCTGCGATAACGGTTATCAAGCCAGCGAGAACGGGTACTGACGTACGTTTAACTACTTCGAATGGACTGATTTTGGCCATACCACTGGTAGCAACAATAACGCCAGCAACTGGTGATATTGTACGGCCAAGGTTCGATGCTTGTAACATTGGGATGATCAAGAATGCAGGATTTAGACCCATTTTACCTGCAAGGGCAGGGGCTAATTCAACAAATGCGTAAAATGGTGCATTACCTGAACCGGTCGCAATGGCTGCCGCAACCGTTAGAGCGGTCAACATGAGCATTAATGCAAAACCACCTGCACCTGCTGCTTCAGCAAGACCGATTAAATTATCAATGGCGCCAAGAGACATTAGACCTTGCGCAAATACTCCCGCTGCAACTAACAGCATCACGACGCCTTTAAATGCATCGCCCATACCTTCGTAGCATGATTCTAAATCTTCTAATGTAGCTCTGCCGTTTAAGCGTTTAGTTATAAAATCGACGATCGCACTAATAAAGATAGAGAACACCACAATGGTATAAATATCGAGCGTTAGTCCTTCAATGGTTGAGCCATTAAATATAAATACACCGAAAATAGGTAAAAATGGCAGGAATGCGTAATAATTTGGTGCTGTTACTACAATTTCTGATATATCCGTTTTTTCCATTGGCGTATTTTCTTTCTTATCTAAATAACGATTCCAGAAAAATGCAGCGGCAGCCATTACAATAATGGCGCAGATTGATACAGGTAGTACTGTCTGAACAGCAAATACATCTAGCGATAACCCTGATTTTTCGGCTGCGATAACAACATCACCAGATGTTGGAGATAGAATGATAGCAGCAGGTGACGCACAAACTGCCACAGCAGCAGGTCGAGAGATGCCCATCGCAGTCATCATCGGGAATAAAGTCGCCATCAGCAATACGCCTAGTCCAGTCGCAGAGCTTACCGCTAGTGACATTAAACAAGCGACGATATAGGCTGCAACGAGTAGGATGTAAGGAGATTTTATAAATGAGAGTGGTTTAGAAAATTGTTTAACAACGACATTATTAGCATCAATTTTTGTCATATAAGCAGCAAAACCACATAACAACATAATTTGCATGCCTAAACCGCCGCCACGATATTTCAGCATATATTTAACAAATTCTAAGGAATCTGTCAGGATATTCCCTGTACTTGCGACACTTGATGGAAGAATTTGCTTACCAAGTAATCCAGTGATAATTAGCAGTGTAATACCGGCGGTGAGCAATACACCTGCGGCTTTATATTCCTTGACGATGAAGTAACCAACAGCAACCGTGACGATTAAACCAATGAATAACTCTAACATTGAGACCTCTATATTGTATTAAATGCATTTAACATTATTTTAACGTTTAAAGTAATGTTTTATTACAGAGGAATGTACCCATAAAGAGATGTTTATGCGATAGCTAACCCCACTAATGATGATCTAAATCAGGATTTAATAAACTCTCCCCTGATAGTTTGAGGCAGATCAACTCGTTAGTTTTACACATCACAACAGTTCGGTTAAAATTGCTGCATTAATCAAATAAGCTATATGGAACAAACATGACTAAAGCTAAAATCGGTATTGTGACAGTAAGTGATAGAGCCAGTGCTGGCATTTATGAAGATCTTTCTGGTAAAGCCATTATCGATGTATTAAACGAGTACCTGACTTCTGAGTGGGAACCTGTTTATGAAGTTATTCCAGACGAGCAAGATGTGATTGAAGCAACTTTGATCAAAATGGCAGATGAACAAAATTGTAGTTTGATCGTAACAACTGGTGGGACTGGTCCTGCTAAGCGTGACGTAACACCAGAAGCAACAGAAGCTGTGTGTGATCGTATGATGCCTGGTTTTGGTGAGTTAATGCGTACAGAGTCATTAAAATTTGTACCAACGGCTATTCTATCTCGCCAAACTGCGGGTTTACGTGCGGATTCATTAATTGTGAATTTACCGGGTAAACCTAAATCTATCCGTGAATGTTTAGATGCGGTATTCCCTGCTATTCCTTACTGCATTGATTTAATGGATGGTCCTTTCCTTGAATGCGATGAGTCGGTGATTAAACCGTTCAGACCAAAAGCGAAGTAATTGAGCATATATTTAATATAATGTGCATAAATTAGAAAGCCATGTATTTTCATTGTTTAGGATGAAAATACATGGCTTATGATTAGTCGCTCATATACGCCAGTTAACATTGGTTCGCTCCCAAATCCTTGGGGCGCCCATATTTCTACCTCGAATGTCTCCATGTGACATGTCCTTAACTAAGACCTTGTATTCATTATTACTGAGCTTGATAAAATTTCGATGATCTCCAGACTCTATATAAACTGAATTTTCAGTGAGTAAACTGTCATCAACAATCATACTCATGTTATATGCTGCCCCCATTGCAGGAACTGCGCCTTTAGCACAGTCCGGAAATAATTCCTGTAATTTCTGTTCGTTAGCTAAGTAATAATACTTACCCATAATATCATTCACGTCAGTCAACGAGACTCGGCTATTCGCGGGTAATGATGCCATAAGGTAATCACCCGTTACACTTTCAAGAACAACTGCTTTAGCGACATTTCCTGCCGGTAGGTGAGCGGTTCGAGACGAATCTAGTGATGTGAATGCTCGGCGATGTTTAATCGTGTCATAGTGAATATTTTCGTGTTCGAAATATTCTTTTAGTGTGATTGCAATAGCCATAATGTGACTCCTAAATGTAACCTATAGATTGCGCATTACTTTATGAATAACATTCTCTACATCAACTTCAATATATTGTGCTGCGTCTTGAGCATAGACTTCAATATTTTTGTATAGTTCGCCAATCATGGTGATACCGCTGCATTGAATTGTAAGGACTATATTTGCGGTGATGATGTCTATCACAGCTTGCTCATCAGAGTTTGAATCAAGTGAATCTATCTCTTGTCGCCATTCTGATTTACCTTTTATTTTTGCTAATGTACTTTCTGAACTTGTTAGTAACGCGCTGCTAATCCTCATGATTTAAAGCTCCTTTGGCTGTGAATAGGGGGACTTAACATGTCTTAATGCCTCAATTTACCTTGTCTTGGGTGTTCATGGTGATAGCCGCTACCAGCTTTGTTGAAGCCACAGCTGATGATTGTTGGTTGAATTAGGTCAACTAAATCTGCGCTTTTCATTCTAATGGTTTCGCTGTGGTCTCCGGCATTAAAACTCACTTCTTCTTGTTCTAATAATGCATCAGACATAAAAACGGGCATGTTAAATAGATGACCAAACGGCGGCATTGCACCAGTTTCACAATCAGGGAAGATATTTCGGAACTGATGTTCATAGGCTAAATTGACATGACGAGCGCCAATTGAAAACGCGATATTATCAAAATCAATGGTATAGGGTGCAGGCATCACCACCATTACAAGCCGAGTGTCTGCAGTGATAATGACGGTTTTTGCAAAACACATGCCACTGGTTTTACTTAATTCAGCAATGTGTTGCGCAGTATAACCGGGTGGGTGATGGTCACTTTGGTAGTTTATATAAGCCTGATCTAAATAGTGGGTGATTTTTCGCATGAGCATAATCCATCTCCCGTATTGATTACAGTAACCCATTTATTCAATAGGGGTACCTAGGAGCTTTAATTATAGTTGCTAATGACTATATTGATGCATTAAACCAAAGGTTCATAGAAAGAAAAATAGAACGACTTTTTTGAATAAAAAAAAGGGTAAAATGCATACACATTTTACCCTTTAACCGTTTCATACTTCGGTGTTACATTAATTTCTTAATGCTTAGCGTTTGTTACTGCGCTTAGCCTGTTGGCCTTGACCGCTATTATTTGCAGACTTGTTCGCACCGCCTGGACTACTTGCTGATGGTTTTTTAAAACCACCACCTTTAGTACTACCATTGGCATTTTTATTCGCACCCGTGTTGTTAGTAGAACTTCCACCTACAGTAGGTTTCTTACGGTTTGGTTTATTACCCGCTTTATTACCGTTTTCGTTAATACCGACACCTTCTTGTGGTGCAAGACCGGTATGTTTTGTTAACGCTTTAGTAAATTGCTTAGTGCCTGGTTCTGCACGTTGTAGCTTAACCCCTTTATTACTGGTGTTTGGCTTATTCTTACTATTAGCACCACCTTTACCAAGATGCGGTTTCGCATTACTTAGTTGTGCTTGTTTTTCTGCCAAGCTTTCTGGCGGCACAAGGTGACGTGGACTACGCCCAATCAAATTACGATTACCCGTTTTAAGCAGGTATTCGCGAATGATTGGCCAGTTAGCTGGATCATGATAGCGTAATAGTGCTTTATGCAGGCGACGTTGACGCGCACCTTTTGGTACGACTACTTTTTCATCTGTCTCACGTACTTTATGCAATGAGTTTAGCTCTGTATGATACACGGCTGTTGCATTAGCAAGTGGTGATGGATAAAAATTCTGTACTTGGTCAAGCTTAAATTTATTTTGTTTTAGCCACAATGCTAACGTCAACATGTCTGCATCATTGGTACCCGGATGCGCAGAGATAAAGTAAGGGATAAGATATTGTTTCTTGCCTGCTTCAGCAGAGAAACGATCAAACATCTCTTTAAACTTATCGTAGGTGCTCATGCCTGGCTTCATCATGATATCTAGTGGCGATTTTTCAGTATGCTCTGGCGCAATCTTCAAATAACCACCGACGTGATGTTCTACTAGCTCTTTCACATAACGCGGATCTTCAATCGCTAAATCATAACGTACGCCTGATGCAATTAAGATCTTCTTAATGCCTGGTACTTTACGTGCACGGCGATATAGGTCAATTGTTGGCGTATGGTCGGTATCCATGTGTGCACAAATTGACGGGAAAATACAAGACAGGCGGCGACAAGTCGCTTCTGCTTTAGCACTCATACAGCCTAATTTGTACATGTTAGCCGTAGGGCCACCAAGATCGGAAATGACACCGGTAAATCCAGGTACTTTATCGCGAATCGCTTCCATTTCTTTAACGATAGAATCTTGAGAGCGGCTTTGAATAACGCGACCTTCATGTTCGGTAATTGAGCAGAAAGAACAACCACCAAAACAACCACGCATAATGTTAATCGATGTTTTGATCATGTCATAAGCTGGGATTTTTTGGTCGCCATAACTTGGGTGTGGAACACGTGCATATTCTAAATCGAATACGCCATCCATTTCACCTTCAGCAAGTGGTGTTGCTGGTGGGTTTAACCATACTTCCCGTGCGCCGTGTTTTTGAATCAGTGCACGTGATGAAATAGGGTTGGTTTCTTGATGAAATACACGTGAAGTATGCGCGTATAACATTTTATCTTTCTTCACCGTTTCCATGTCTGGTAGGCGAATATAAGTTTCATGCCATGGCATTTGCTTAGGCGCTTGCATCACGATTGGTTTTGCTACATCAGCATCCGAGTTATCGATGACGTCGTCATTATCTTGTTTTGCACAAGTTTCGTCAATTTCAGTATATGGACTGATAATTGGTTCAATTTTGCCCGGAGTGTCTAATGTACGTGAATCAATACCTTTCCAAGTCGGCAGTGGTTCTTTTAGCATCACGCCTGTACCACGTACATCTTGAATATCTTTAATTGATTCGCCGTTAGCAAGACGGTGTGCAACTTGGATTAACGGACGTTCGGCATTACCATAAATAAGCATGTCAGCTTTTGAATCGGGTAGTACTGAGCCACGTACTTTGTCTGACCAGTAATCATAATGAGCAATACGACGTAGACTGGCTTCAATACCACCAATTACAACAGGTACTTCTTTAAATGCTTGCTTGCAACGTTGGGTATACACTAACACGGCGCGATCAGGACGTTTACCGCCAATATCACCCGGTGTATAAGCATCATCGTGACGTAATTTAAGGTCTGATGTATAACGGTTGATCATCGAGTCCATGTTACCTGACGTAACACCAAAAAATAGGTTTGGACGACCCAACTCTTTAAACGGTTCTACACTTTCCCAATCTGGTTGAGAAATGATACCAACGCGGAAACCTTGTGCTTCTAAGGTTCTGCCAATAATAGCCATACCAAAACTTGGATGATCGACATACGCGTCACCTGTAACAACAATAACGTCGCAGCTATCCCAACCGAGTTTGTCCATCTCTGCGCGTGTCATTGGCAAAAATGGTGCGGGTTCTGTCACCCGATTCTGAAATTTTGGATATGAAAAAAGATCTTTGGCAGTTTGCATAAAGTACTCTTGGGTATTAATTTTAGTGCGCAAAGTTAATTGCGAAGGCTATTTTCACGACTGGGATAAATACAAAAATGAGAACGCCAGTCGTTACTGAGGGCGGATTATAGCCACTTACAAGCTGTTTTGCGATTAAAAGTGGCAATAAATATTTAGCTTGTTTGTAACAAGTTGAAAAATTGGTCTAAATTATTCGCTTCGTAATCTGCTTTATAGTCCAGGTTCGTCACCACTTGTTCTGAACCAGATAGCCAGACCGTAGTCATACCAAGGGCTTTAGCTGGTTTTAGATTACGCAATTGATCATCAAAGAAGACTGTTTTATGGCTATTAATCGCGTGAGTATCACAAAGTTGTTGGTAGCTAGCGTTGTGTGGTTTTAACTCATAATTCGCATCTTCTAATGAAAAAATAGCATCAAAACTATCTATTAAAGCTAATTTAGTCAAAATCTTTGTGGCGTAATGTTTTGGTGAATTGGTATAAATTATTTTACGACCGGATAATTGGTCTATCTGACTGATTATATTTGGCTGTATTTTTAATGCCGCCATATCAACATCGTGACAATAATGAATAAAATCATCGCGGCTAATATCGTGGTGCTTCACTAAGCCTTTAACTGTGCCGCCATATTGCTTGTAATATTGGTTAGATAATAACGTTGCTTCTGGTAATGGGAGAGAAAGGGCGTTAGCAATAAAATGGTGCATCCGCGATTCAACTTGCTTTAGTATGCCTAACGAAGGATTGTAAAGGGTATCATCTAAATCGAATAGGTAGGTTTCAGCTTGATTAATTTTTTGCATAGGACTCTTCTCTATTTATCATGCTGCATAGTAGTGTAAAAGCACAATCATGCATAGTCCTCTTAGTTAGTAGATATTGCACCTTGTTTTTTTGTTCAAATACCAGCTAGTTTTTGTGGTTAGAACTCCAACCAGATGAAAAATGGCAAAAAATAGGTGCTTAATTTTCCAGAAACTTTTATCCTGTCTACTGTGTCTCAACATTGTGAAGATAATATGATTATTAAACCAAAAACTCGTGGTTTCATCTGTACCACTACTCATCCTACTGGTTGTGATTTTAATGTTAAAGAACAGATACAGTATAATAAAGAACAAGGCGCAATTGAAAATGCACCGAAACGTGTTCTTGTAGTTGGCTCATCAAGTGGTTACGGACTTTCGTCGCGTATTACTGCTGCATTCGGTGGTGGCGCTTCAACGATTGGTGTATTTTTCGAAAAGCCGGCAACAGAAAGAAAGCCGGGTACAGCTGGTTGGTATAACAGTGCTGCATTTGAAAAATATGCTGCAGAAGAAGGTCTATATGCAAAGAGCATTAATGGCGATGCTTTTTCTGATCAAGCAAAGCAAACTGCAATCAACCTAATTAAAGAAGATTTAGGTCAAATTGATCTAGTTGTTTACTCGTTGGCATCGCCAGTACGTAAATTACCAAGCACAGGTGAAGTTGTTCGTTCTTGCTTAAAACCAATTGGTGAAACATATACGGCTAAAGCTGTTGATACCAATAAAAACACTTTATTTGAAGCAAGTGTTGAAGCGGCTACAGAGCAAGAGACTCAAGATACTATCACTGTTATGGGTGGTGAAGACTGGGAATTATGGATGTCTGCACTAGCTGATGCTGGTGTATTAGCGGACGGTTGTAAAACAGTTGCCTATAGTTATATCGGTACTGAAATTACATGGCCTATCTATTGGGATGGTTCATTAGGTAAAGCGAAGCAAGATCTTGATCGTGCTGCTCACGCTATTGATGCAGATCTTAAAGCGACAGGCGGCAGCGCTAACGTTGCTGTACTTAAAAGTGTTGTAACACAAGCAAGTGCTGCAATTCCAGTGATGCCACTATATATCGCCATTGCATTCCGCGTGATGAAAGAACATGGTTTACATGAGGGTTGCTTAGAGCAAATTTCACGTTTATTCCGTGGTTCACTTTATCCGCAAGGTGTAAGCAGCGCTATCGTTGACGAAAAAAATCGTCTACGCTTAGATGACTGGGAACTGCGTGATGACATTCAAGCTACATGCGTGAAGTTATGGAAAGAAGTGACTGATGATAACCTGTTTGAAACAACAGATTATCAGTACTACAAAGATGAGTTCTTAGCTTTATTCGGCTTTGGTATTGAAGGCGTTGATTATGATGCTGATGTTAATCCAATTGTTGATTTTGAGCCAATTACGCTAGTTTAACTTAGCGATTAATTGTCGTTATAGATTGTAGCGATTAATTGAACTTTACTTGTATAAACCGTGCCTGTTATTAGATTTTTGATCTAATTCAATAGGTGCGGTTTTTTTATATTTGCTTCATTGTTTAACTTCCCGTATATCTATAGCCTTATCTTCTGCATTCAACCAATATGAGGAGTGGGCATGGCCTCTCTTAACAATAAAAAACTAGAAAACATCTTAACTGAGTTTATGCAACCCCATCGCGTACGTGACTTCACTGTTAACGGTATGCAAGTTCAGGGTAAAGACACTGTGACAAAAGTGATCACGGGTGTCACAGCTTCTCAAGCATTAATCGATGCTGCTGTAGCACAACAAGCCGATGCAATTTTAGTCCATCATGGTTATTTCTGGAAAAATGAATCACCAGCAATTACCGGTATTAAATACAATCGCATTAAGACCTTGATTAAAAATGATATCAACTTATATGCTTACCATTTGCCGTTAGACATTCATCCGGAATTAGGTAATAACGTCGAGTTAGCTAAATTACTGGGCATTACCGTACGCCGCGGTCTAGAACCATGGGATAAAGCCAGTGTTGCTTTGGTGGGCAAGTTTGAAGACGAGATCTCAACTGCAGAACTTACGCAACGTATTGAAACTCAACTCAAGCGTGCGCCTCTCGTCGTTGATGCTGGTAAGCCGATTAAATCTGTAGCTTGGTGTACTGGTGGCGGTCAAAGCTATATAGAACTAGCGATAGAGCAGGGTATTGATGCTTTTATTAGTGGCGAAGCGTCTGAACAAACAATCCATTTAGCTCGTGAGGCCGGTATGAGTTTTTTTGCTGCTGGTCATCATGCAACAGAGCGCTATGGTGTTAAAGCATTAGGAGAATGGTTAGCACAAGAGAAGGGCCTAGACGTTACCTTTATTGATATTGATAATCCAGTTTAACAACACTCAACATTAGTTTGATGATGCTCAGCAGTAGTTTGATGACAGTTTGAAATGAATGCTTACTTATAAAGTCATTACTGATTATTTCTATTAATAGTGATGGCAATGGGATAGAGCTTTATGAGTAAGCCAGTGTTGTCATTATTAAACTAGCTATTCATGGTGTTATCGTCTTTAGTCATGTGAATACTGAGTTTCAAGTCGGTTAATATATTGCAAAAATGACGTTGTGTAGGTTGTTCGCACAATGCTCTGAAGTCACAAGCTAACGCTTGGGCGGGACATAGTTTCTGGCGATAATATTTGGCATATGACGCCGATAAGTGTGCATGAGCTGAATGCACAGCGTAAGGATCAATTGTTTTTATCTTGTTCTCATAGCGTTTGATTATTTGTTCCATGGCTTTTAATTGCTTTATTTGATTACTCATCAGCATCTTTTTGCATACGCTAGCGGTTAATGGTTTTTTAATACAGCCAATACCAGTGTGTAATGCAAATTTTAGCCACAGATCCCAATCTGATACTAATTTTATATTATGATCAAAGCCATCGAGTGCCAAATATAAATCTCGTCTCACAAGCACGGTAGATGTACCAATTACATTCTCCGAGAAAATAGCGGCAGCACCTTTAGGGATAACAAATGCATCTTGGTTATGCTGAAGTGTCTGTTG is a window of Moritella sp. Urea-trap-13 DNA encoding:
- a CDS encoding YgiQ family radical SAM protein, whose protein sequence is MQTAKDLFSYPKFQNRVTEPAPFLPMTRAEMDKLGWDSCDVIVVTGDAYVDHPSFGMAIIGRTLEAQGFRVGIISQPDWESVEPFKELGRPNLFFGVTSGNMDSMINRYTSDLKLRHDDAYTPGDIGGKRPDRAVLVYTQRCKQAFKEVPVVIGGIEASLRRIAHYDYWSDKVRGSVLPDSKADMLIYGNAERPLIQVAHRLANGESIKDIQDVRGTGVMLKEPLPTWKGIDSRTLDTPGKIEPIISPYTEIDETCAKQDNDDVIDNSDADVAKPIVMQAPKQMPWHETYIRLPDMETVKKDKMLYAHTSRVFHQETNPISSRALIQKHGAREVWLNPPATPLAEGEMDGVFDLEYARVPHPSYGDQKIPAYDMIKTSINIMRGCFGGCSFCSITEHEGRVIQSRSQDSIVKEMEAIRDKVPGFTGVISDLGGPTANMYKLGCMSAKAEATCRRLSCIFPSICAHMDTDHTPTIDLYRRARKVPGIKKILIASGVRYDLAIEDPRYVKELVEHHVGGYLKIAPEHTEKSPLDIMMKPGMSTYDKFKEMFDRFSAEAGKKQYLIPYFISAHPGTNDADMLTLALWLKQNKFKLDQVQNFYPSPLANATAVYHTELNSLHKVRETDEKVVVPKGARQRRLHKALLRYHDPANWPIIREYLLKTGNRNLIGRSPRHLVPPESLAEKQAQLSNAKPHLGKGGANSKNKPNTSNKGVKLQRAEPGTKQFTKALTKHTGLAPQEGVGINENGNKAGNKPNRKKPTVGGSSTNNTGANKNANGSTKGGGFKKPSASSPGGANKSANNSGQGQQAKRSNKR
- the fabV gene encoding enoyl-ACP reductase FabV; translated protein: MIIKPKTRGFICTTTHPTGCDFNVKEQIQYNKEQGAIENAPKRVLVVGSSSGYGLSSRITAAFGGGASTIGVFFEKPATERKPGTAGWYNSAAFEKYAAEEGLYAKSINGDAFSDQAKQTAINLIKEDLGQIDLVVYSLASPVRKLPSTGEVVRSCLKPIGETYTAKAVDTNKNTLFEASVEAATEQETQDTITVMGGEDWELWMSALADAGVLADGCKTVAYSYIGTEITWPIYWDGSLGKAKQDLDRAAHAIDADLKATGGSANVAVLKSVVTQASAAIPVMPLYIAIAFRVMKEHGLHEGCLEQISRLFRGSLYPQGVSSAIVDEKNRLRLDDWELRDDIQATCVKLWKEVTDDNLFETTDYQYYKDEFLALFGFGIEGVDYDADVNPIVDFEPITLV
- a CDS encoding Nif3-like dinuclear metal center hexameric protein → MASLNNKKLENILTEFMQPHRVRDFTVNGMQVQGKDTVTKVITGVTASQALIDAAVAQQADAILVHHGYFWKNESPAITGIKYNRIKTLIKNDINLYAYHLPLDIHPELGNNVELAKLLGITVRRGLEPWDKASVALVGKFEDEISTAELTQRIETQLKRAPLVVDAGKPIKSVAWCTGGGQSYIELAIEQGIDAFISGEASEQTIHLAREAGMSFFAAGHHATERYGVKALGEWLAQEKGLDVTFIDIDNPV
- a CDS encoding pyrimidine 5'-nucleotidase is translated as MQKINQAETYLFDLDDTLYNPSLGILKQVESRMHHFIANALSLPLPEATLLSNQYYKQYGGTVKGLVKHHDISRDDFIHYCHDVDMAALKIQPNIISQIDQLSGRKIIYTNSPKHYATKILTKLALIDSFDAIFSLEDANYELKPHNASYQQLCDTHAINSHKTVFFDDQLRNLKPAKALGMTTVWLSGSEQVVTNLDYKADYEANNLDQFFNLLQTS